From a region of the Phycisphaerales bacterium AB-hyl4 genome:
- a CDS encoding sigma-70 family RNA polymerase sigma factor gives MTTHHSEPENAEPSLLGEIHGGANGSLETLTDQELMRRVSQADEAALEALFDRYNRTVYAICLRVLRNPSDAEETLVDVFWELWAQSARFNARRGSVSTYLMMLARSRAIDHHRSRAARSRAGNSTSPLDVDDRGDDGKADPAERVWITERRQQVRTALGSLSPDQREAVVLSFFNGMSHQQIAEELDKPLGTIKTRIRLGLIRLRDALRSTGGGEESHR, from the coding sequence ATGACGACCCACCACTCAGAACCTGAAAATGCCGAGCCTTCGCTGTTGGGTGAAATTCATGGCGGGGCGAACGGTTCACTGGAGACCCTGACGGATCAGGAGCTTATGCGCCGGGTCAGTCAGGCGGATGAGGCAGCGCTCGAGGCATTGTTTGACCGCTATAATCGGACGGTTTACGCGATTTGCCTGCGTGTGTTGCGGAACCCGAGCGATGCGGAGGAGACGTTGGTCGACGTATTTTGGGAGTTGTGGGCCCAATCAGCTCGATTTAACGCCCGCCGGGGCTCGGTGTCGACGTATCTGATGATGCTGGCGCGTAGCCGGGCGATTGATCATCACCGCTCGCGAGCGGCTCGTTCGCGTGCGGGAAATTCGACGAGCCCGCTGGATGTGGACGATCGAGGCGACGACGGGAAGGCCGACCCTGCGGAGCGTGTTTGGATCACAGAGCGTCGACAACAGGTTCGCACGGCGCTAGGGTCGCTTTCGCCGGATCAGCGTGAGGCGGTGGTATTGTCGTTTTTCAACGGGATGAGCCATCAGCAGATTGCGGAGGAGCTTGATAAGCCGTTAGGCACGATTAAGACCAGAATTCGATTGGGCCTCATCCGACTACGCGACGCGCTGCGTAGTACAGGTGGGGGCGAGGAGAGTCACCGATGA